One Chryseobacterium sp. StRB126 genomic region harbors:
- a CDS encoding glucose 1-dehydrogenase: protein MEISLHNQVAVVTGASSGIGSGVAKSLASAGAIVIINHSSPRSQDEAKSVLKEITDVGGKGITYQCDVSQEDQVVKMFRDVVSEFGTVDILINNAGIQKDAKFTEMTLDQWNAVIGVNLTGQFLCAREAIKEFLRRGIDLSRSIACGKIIHISSVHEIIPWTGHANYASSKGAIRMLMQTLAQEYGADKIRVNSICPGAIQTPINKNAWSTPEALNSLLTLIPYNRIGQPEDIGNLAAFLASDLADYITGTSIFVDGGMTTFESFSTGG from the coding sequence ATGGAAATATCACTTCACAATCAGGTAGCAGTGGTTACGGGAGCCTCTAGCGGTATTGGTTCCGGTGTAGCAAAATCATTAGCATCAGCAGGCGCAATTGTTATTATCAACCATTCTTCACCAAGATCTCAGGATGAAGCAAAATCAGTACTGAAAGAAATTACGGATGTCGGAGGAAAAGGAATTACTTATCAATGTGATGTTTCGCAGGAAGATCAGGTGGTAAAGATGTTCCGGGATGTAGTTTCTGAATTTGGTACTGTAGATATCCTGATTAACAATGCCGGAATTCAAAAAGATGCAAAATTCACTGAAATGACTTTAGATCAGTGGAATGCCGTAATAGGTGTTAATCTTACTGGGCAGTTTCTTTGCGCAAGGGAAGCTATCAAAGAATTCCTTCGCCGTGGAATAGATCTGTCCCGCTCCATAGCTTGTGGAAAGATTATTCATATCAGTTCCGTACATGAAATTATCCCATGGACCGGACATGCTAATTATGCCTCCAGTAAAGGTGCTATCAGAATGCTGATGCAGACATTAGCTCAGGAATATGGTGCTGATAAGATCCGTGTTAATTCTATTTGTCCGGGAGCTATTCAAACACCCATCAATAAAAACGCATGGAGTACACCGGAAGCCCTTAATTCACTTCTCACACTTATTCCTTATAACAGAATTGGACAACCAGAGGATATAGGAAACCTGGCAGCATTTCTGGCCAGTGACCTTGCGGATTACATTACCGGTACCAGTATTTTCGTGGATGGTGGGATGACTACGTTTGAGAGTTTCTCTACAGGAGGGTAG
- a CDS encoding GMC family oxidoreductase N-terminal domain-containing protein: MDRKKFIKTGILAISGFYFLQSDLFQAAERRNNKIVETINAPIIIIGSGYGGAVSALRLCESGKKVVLLEMGLNWEKAGIPYSNLLKPGKSSAWLKKKSIAPFMNLFSLTPFTGTLDRLDFEHLKIWVGRGVGGGSLVNGGMAVTPKESYFKEVFPNLDADKFYTHYFPLVREELKVNVIDEQFLKECPYYKFTRVGEAEAHKAGFKTMRVPNVYDFKYMEKEYLNEVPRSALNTEVIYGNNHGKNSLDKTYLKKAMETGNLEVLDLHCVDHIKLNDDKSYTLNVQQIDTSGKVVTGKVFNCKKLILSAGTMGTLQLLLHSHAVNNLPVPEKIGKNWGNNGNFMTGRNWVKPLSGGTGSKQSTIPVGGIDNWDDKEHPFFTEIAPLPMGMDVATALYLLINRVDKKGEVSYDAINKKITLNWGESNTTKMRENAKYFIRKMNNANGGTRSHFLFKNGFGADICYHPLGGCVLGEATNEFGKLKEHENLYVLDGSLIPGTIGVNPFVTITAIAEYCIENLIRQNEFA; encoded by the coding sequence ATGGACAGAAAGAAATTCATCAAAACAGGTATACTGGCTATCTCAGGTTTTTATTTTCTGCAATCGGATCTTTTTCAGGCAGCTGAACGAAGAAACAATAAGATAGTAGAAACTATAAATGCACCAATTATTATCATTGGAAGTGGATACGGAGGTGCTGTTTCAGCTTTGCGTCTGTGTGAATCAGGAAAAAAAGTTGTTCTGCTGGAAATGGGCCTTAACTGGGAAAAAGCAGGTATTCCTTACTCCAACCTTCTGAAACCCGGAAAAAGTTCTGCATGGCTGAAAAAGAAAAGTATTGCTCCCTTCATGAATTTATTTTCTCTCACTCCTTTTACCGGAACATTGGATCGTCTGGATTTTGAACATCTTAAAATTTGGGTGGGAAGAGGTGTTGGCGGAGGTTCGCTGGTTAATGGAGGAATGGCAGTAACTCCAAAAGAAAGCTACTTCAAAGAAGTTTTCCCCAATCTTGATGCTGATAAGTTCTATACTCATTACTTTCCTCTGGTTCGGGAAGAGCTCAAAGTCAATGTTATTGATGAGCAGTTTCTAAAAGAATGTCCTTATTATAAATTCACAAGAGTAGGTGAAGCAGAAGCTCATAAAGCAGGTTTTAAAACCATGCGTGTTCCCAATGTATATGATTTTAAATACATGGAAAAGGAATATTTAAATGAGGTTCCCCGTTCTGCCCTTAATACAGAAGTGATTTACGGAAATAATCATGGTAAAAACAGCTTGGATAAAACTTATCTGAAAAAAGCTATGGAAACCGGAAATCTTGAAGTACTGGATCTTCATTGTGTAGATCATATCAAACTCAATGATGATAAAAGCTACACCCTCAATGTTCAGCAAATTGACACCTCTGGAAAAGTAGTTACAGGCAAAGTTTTTAATTGTAAAAAACTGATTCTCTCTGCGGGAACTATGGGAACATTACAACTGTTGTTACATTCCCATGCTGTGAATAATCTTCCTGTTCCTGAAAAAATTGGTAAGAACTGGGGAAACAACGGTAACTTTATGACTGGAAGAAACTGGGTAAAACCGTTATCCGGCGGAACAGGTTCTAAACAGTCAACCATTCCGGTGGGCGGAATTGATAACTGGGATGATAAAGAGCATCCGTTCTTCACAGAAATTGCCCCTTTACCAATGGGAATGGATGTTGCTACAGCTTTATACCTGCTCATCAACAGAGTGGATAAAAAAGGAGAAGTAAGTTATGATGCGATCAATAAAAAAATTACTTTAAACTGGGGTGAAAGCAACACGACGAAAATGAGGGAGAATGCCAAGTATTTTATCCGAAAAATGAATAATGCGAATGGTGGAACCAGAAGTCACTTCCTGTTCAAGAATGGTTTTGGAGCAGATATCTGCTATCATCCATTGGGCGGATGTGTATTAGGTGAAGCTACCAATGAGTTTGGAAAGCTAAAAGAACATGAGAACCTCTATGTATTGGATGGGTCTTTAATCCCCGGAACCATTGGGGTGAATCCGTTTGTAACCATTACAGCGATTGCTGAATATTGTATTGAAAATCTAATTCGTCAGAATGAGTTTGCTTAA
- a CDS encoding NAD(P)H-dependent glycerol-3-phosphate dehydrogenase: MAKKKIISESSNPKKTKKDVSVGVVGSGSFATAIVKMLVENCKVVHWCVRSEFVKGAIELRGHNPTYLTAAHFNLKSLKLTTDINELVSACDVIVLATPSIYLSDTLDKMTCDYSDKIFVSAIKGIIPKVNDVVAHYLRDEFKIGFRNQAVIAGPCHAEEVAMERLSYLTIATVEDETAKKLEGVFSSDFIKVQTSKDILGNEYSAILKNIFAIGAGIASGLGYGDNFTAVFVSNAIREMEIFLEAIYEAPRDVNESAYLGDLLVTAYSLFSRNRNLGNLIGKGYTVKSAIQSMNMVAEGYYAAQSIYKTSKQKNLKLPIIDTVYAILYEGKNAEKQFKKLTAKLN, translated from the coding sequence ATGGCTAAAAAGAAAATTATTTCAGAATCTTCGAATCCAAAAAAGACTAAAAAGGATGTTTCTGTAGGAGTAGTAGGAAGCGGAAGTTTTGCCACTGCTATCGTAAAAATGCTTGTTGAAAATTGTAAAGTTGTGCACTGGTGCGTAAGAAGTGAGTTTGTAAAAGGAGCTATTGAGCTTCGTGGACATAACCCGACGTATCTTACTGCTGCTCATTTTAACCTGAAGAGTTTAAAGTTGACCACAGATATTAATGAACTGGTTTCTGCCTGCGATGTTATTGTTTTGGCAACACCTTCCATTTACCTGTCCGATACTTTGGATAAGATGACTTGTGATTATTCAGATAAAATCTTTGTTTCTGCAATTAAAGGAATTATTCCTAAAGTGAATGATGTGGTAGCACATTATCTGCGTGATGAGTTTAAAATCGGTTTCAGAAATCAGGCTGTTATTGCAGGACCTTGTCATGCTGAAGAGGTGGCGATGGAAAGACTTTCTTACCTTACCATAGCTACCGTAGAAGATGAAACTGCAAAAAAACTTGAAGGCGTTTTCAGTTCAGATTTTATTAAGGTACAAACCAGTAAAGATATTTTAGGAAATGAGTACAGTGCTATTCTTAAAAATATTTTTGCCATCGGAGCCGGAATTGCAAGTGGATTAGGATATGGTGATAACTTCACGGCCGTTTTTGTATCCAATGCGATCCGTGAAATGGAAATTTTTCTGGAAGCAATTTATGAAGCTCCAAGAGATGTAAATGAAAGTGCATATCTGGGAGACCTATTGGTAACCGCATATTCACTGTTTTCAAGAAACAGAAACCTTGGTAACCTTATTGGAAAAGGATATACCGTAAAATCTGCGATTCAATCGATGAACATGGTGGCGGAAGGATATTATGCTGCTCAGTCTATCTACAAAACATCCAAACAGAAAAATTTGAAATTACCAATTATTGATACTGTGTATGCAATTCTTTATGAAGGTAAAAATGCTGAAAAACAGTTTAAAAAGTTAACTGCAAAATTGAATTAA
- a CDS encoding AadS family aminoglycoside 6-adenylyltransferase has protein sequence MKVRDEKLQQIIHWAENNPDIRTVLLTSSLVNPYAPVDDFSDLDIELVFESRKSYEDHNEWIKLFGEPISMVEENDTAFDGKHAMKMVLYRDHIKVDFKLYQVSEFSEEVKEETLPEDWDLGYKVLVDKDGLTKNLKAPTYQTIMIHQPTEKEFKQLLNDFWWDTTYVAKCLKRGDIFYAKFMSENILRSDYLVPLIEWHIAGSDNWKNITTNKHGRLFKKYLSAELWSRVEATFSGSNIEENWAALFAFADLVHELGVALSEKLNFEYPFKHEKDIRNYLAEVKVLP, from the coding sequence ATGAAGGTAAGGGACGAAAAGTTGCAACAAATTATTCACTGGGCAGAAAATAATCCGGATATCCGTACTGTTCTTTTAACCAGTTCATTGGTAAATCCCTATGCTCCTGTAGATGACTTTAGTGATCTTGATATAGAACTGGTTTTTGAGAGTAGAAAGTCTTATGAAGACCATAATGAATGGATTAAGCTTTTCGGAGAACCAATTTCTATGGTGGAAGAAAATGATACTGCTTTTGATGGAAAACATGCCATGAAAATGGTTTTGTACAGAGATCATATAAAGGTTGATTTTAAATTGTATCAGGTATCAGAATTTTCTGAAGAAGTGAAAGAAGAAACACTTCCGGAAGATTGGGATCTTGGATATAAGGTTTTAGTAGATAAAGATGGACTTACAAAGAATTTGAAGGCTCCAACTTATCAAACCATTATGATTCATCAGCCAACAGAAAAAGAGTTCAAACAGTTGCTGAATGATTTTTGGTGGGATACCACTTATGTAGCAAAATGCCTTAAACGGGGTGATATTTTCTATGCTAAATTCATGTCTGAAAATATATTGAGATCAGATTATCTGGTTCCTTTAATCGAATGGCATATTGCAGGTTCTGATAACTGGAAGAATATAACCACGAACAAACACGGAAGACTTTTCAAAAAATATCTTTCTGCAGAACTATGGAGCAGAGTAGAAGCTACTTTTTCAGGAAGTAATATTGAGGAAAACTGGGCCGCTTTATTTGCATTTGCTGATCTTGTTCATGAATTGGGAGTTGCTTTATCAGAAAAACTGAATTTTGAATACCCTTTTAAGCATGAAAAAGATATCCGGAATTATCTTGCAGAAGTAAAAGTGCTGCCTTAA
- a CDS encoding DUF1684 domain-containing protein → MKRYILIFLLLPLFTFSQKMVSKEVMEIKKFQKNLDAEYLDPKQTPLRGDNFKNFKGHPFFPFDIKYRVNAKLVKTEDAQPFELPTSSGKTKSYKEYGKATFELDGKPYTLTLYQSLDLIKQDKYKDYLFLPFRDATNEKETYGGGKYMDLKIPKGNTIILDFNQSYHPFCAYNAYDYNCPIVPEENKLPVEIRAGVMYEDIYHH, encoded by the coding sequence ATGAAAAGATATATATTGATATTTTTACTTCTTCCTTTATTTACCTTTTCTCAAAAGATGGTTTCAAAAGAGGTAATGGAAATTAAAAAATTTCAGAAAAATCTTGATGCAGAATATCTGGACCCTAAACAAACTCCATTACGGGGAGATAATTTTAAAAATTTTAAAGGGCACCCGTTTTTTCCTTTTGATATAAAATACCGGGTGAATGCAAAGTTGGTTAAAACCGAAGATGCACAGCCTTTTGAACTGCCAACGTCCTCAGGTAAAACAAAGTCTTATAAAGAATATGGGAAAGCAACATTTGAACTGGATGGAAAGCCTTATACATTGACTTTATACCAAAGCCTTGACTTGATTAAACAGGATAAATATAAAGATTACCTTTTTCTGCCATTCCGTGATGCTACCAATGAAAAAGAAACCTATGGTGGCGGAAAATATATGGATTTGAAGATTCCGAAGGGGAATACCATAATTCTGGATTTTAATCAGTCTTATCATCCATTTTGTGCTTATAATGCCTACGATTATAATTGCCCGATTGTTCCTGAAGAAAATAAACTTCCTGTGGAAATACGTGCAGGGGTAATGTACGAAGATATTTACCATCATTAG
- a CDS encoding GNAT family N-acetyltransferase → MIRLDFFNPEEHLSGVSYSLDENQLRFTASASQALQNIEKRDDNNAFPITILENNVPAGFFVLDFGKDKFEFTDNQNSALVRSLSVNPEKQGRGIGKVAMILVDDFVKENFKHCDEIVLAVNQKNNSAYHIYLKAGYIYDGKTRVGRSGLQYLMYKKL, encoded by the coding sequence ATGATTAGATTAGATTTTTTTAACCCAGAGGAGCATCTTTCAGGAGTTAGTTATAGTTTAGACGAAAATCAGTTGCGTTTTACCGCTTCTGCCAGTCAGGCCTTACAAAATATTGAGAAAAGGGATGATAATAATGCATTTCCCATTACCATCTTGGAAAATAATGTTCCGGCAGGATTTTTTGTCCTTGATTTTGGAAAAGATAAATTCGAGTTTACGGATAATCAAAACTCTGCTCTGGTAAGATCTTTATCTGTAAACCCTGAAAAGCAGGGTAGGGGAATCGGGAAAGTAGCCATGATACTGGTTGATGATTTTGTAAAAGAAAATTTTAAACATTGTGATGAAATTGTTTTGGCAGTGAATCAGAAAAATAATTCGGCTTATCATATTTACTTGAAGGCAGGATATATCTATGATGGCAAAACAAGAGTAGGAAGGAGCGGCCTGCAATACCTGATGTATAAAAAACTTTAA
- a CDS encoding M23 family metallopeptidase produces MKKFLNSKKNVNILLGGLLLVVFAQGIFIAKLFSEKDDKNYEVNLVKINTEKDSVDYLKMKTDLTLVDQTIAQLNSFLKSKDISNEKLMMLDQDSIANSIYLSKQANRYSQYLMDLQKKLMQVPLGMPTDGYISSNFGIRKNPIPFKTVFASVKSSAATEAKPVAAAAPKPEVKAEPVEKIVELTDSYGNKREVKVMVTPKAAPVASAPAASAPATKAVAGNTTSKAAPMEKNNPPAEADQMQFHKGLDIAVAFGSEVRAAAAGTVIFSGQKGGYGNCVIVSHGNGLATLYGHLSQLVSKVNDKVKVGQVIAKSGNSGRSTGPHLHYEVHKNNTPVNPRLFMNL; encoded by the coding sequence ATGAAAAAATTTCTAAACAGCAAGAAGAACGTAAACATTCTCCTGGGAGGACTTTTATTAGTAGTTTTTGCGCAAGGTATCTTCATTGCCAAACTTTTCTCAGAGAAGGATGACAAAAATTATGAAGTGAACCTCGTAAAAATAAACACTGAAAAAGACAGTGTAGATTATCTGAAAATGAAAACTGATCTTACTCTTGTAGATCAGACAATTGCCCAACTGAACTCTTTCCTGAAGTCTAAGGACATCTCCAATGAAAAGCTAATGATGCTTGATCAGGACAGTATTGCCAATTCTATTTATCTTTCCAAACAAGCCAACCGATACAGCCAGTATCTGATGGACCTACAGAAAAAACTGATGCAGGTTCCATTGGGAATGCCTACAGACGGATATATTTCATCTAATTTCGGTATCAGAAAAAATCCTATTCCCTTTAAAACTGTTTTTGCTTCGGTAAAATCAAGCGCTGCTACAGAAGCTAAACCTGTTGCTGCAGCCGCTCCAAAACCGGAAGTGAAGGCTGAACCTGTGGAAAAAATAGTGGAATTAACAGACAGCTATGGAAATAAAAGAGAAGTTAAAGTGATGGTAACCCCAAAAGCAGCTCCTGTAGCTTCTGCACCCGCTGCTTCAGCTCCTGCTACAAAAGCTGTTGCAGGAAACACTACTTCTAAAGCTGCGCCAATGGAAAAAAATAATCCTCCAGCGGAAGCAGATCAGATGCAATTCCATAAAGGATTGGATATTGCTGTTGCATTTGGTTCTGAGGTAAGAGCTGCCGCTGCCGGAACGGTTATTTTCTCAGGGCAGAAAGGTGGTTATGGAAATTGTGTCATTGTTTCTCACGGAAACGGACTGGCAACACTTTACGGACATTTATCACAACTTGTTTCTAAAGTGAATGATAAAGTAAAGGTAGGTCAGGTGATTGCTAAATCCGGAAACTCCGGACGATCTACCGGGCCTCATCTTCATTATGAAGTACATAAAAACAACACTCCGGTAAATCCGAGGTTGTTTATGAATCTATAA
- the mqo gene encoding malate dehydrogenase (quinone): MSQSLTSRTPKPKYDVVLIGGGIMSATLATLLHEFDPTLEIAIFERLGRFAKESTAAWNNAGTGHSAFCELNYTPENPDGSIDIKKAESIAEQFEISKQFWAYLLTKGYIQDPKDFINACPHMSLVFGEKDAEYLKKRHDKMTESVLFSGMEFSTDHDKLREWIPLVMSKRNKSEIMAATKMDMGTDVNFGTLTRKMGRHLLEDSKVEVFLYHEVKDISPKEDGKWEMKVKDRIHNHKQEVNADFVFIGAGGYALPLLDSSDIKESEGYGGFPVSGQWLVTHNQELVEKHHAKVYTQATVDAPPMSVPHLDLRIIDGQKALLFGPFAGFSTKFLKEGSYLDLPESVNTKNLKSLFGAWWHNLPLTKYLIQQVAMTKSQRMQHLREFIKDAKEEDWELKVAGQRVQIIKKDDKLGGKLEFGTEVVVNKNGTIASLLGASPGASTAVPAMLNVLEKCFPEKLNGEWKAKLLEMVPSYGQKLAENPELTEKVREYTKEKLELEY; encoded by the coding sequence ATGTCACAATCGCTTACAAGCAGAACACCGAAACCTAAATACGACGTTGTACTGATAGGGGGCGGAATCATGAGCGCCACTTTAGCCACGCTGCTTCATGAATTTGATCCAACACTTGAAATTGCCATCTTCGAAAGACTAGGAAGGTTTGCCAAAGAAAGTACAGCAGCTTGGAACAACGCCGGAACAGGGCACTCCGCATTTTGTGAGCTAAATTATACACCGGAAAATCCGGATGGTAGCATTGATATCAAGAAAGCTGAAAGTATTGCAGAACAATTTGAAATCTCAAAGCAATTCTGGGCATATTTATTAACGAAAGGATATATTCAGGATCCAAAGGATTTCATCAATGCTTGTCCACACATGAGTTTGGTATTTGGAGAAAAAGATGCTGAATATCTTAAAAAACGTCATGATAAAATGACTGAATCTGTTCTGTTCTCCGGAATGGAATTTTCAACAGATCATGATAAGCTGAGAGAATGGATTCCATTGGTAATGAGCAAAAGAAACAAGTCTGAAATAATGGCGGCTACCAAAATGGATATGGGAACAGATGTAAACTTCGGAACATTAACCAGAAAAATGGGAAGACATCTTTTGGAAGATTCAAAAGTTGAAGTATTCCTGTATCATGAAGTGAAAGATATCAGCCCTAAAGAAGATGGTAAGTGGGAAATGAAAGTGAAGGACCGAATCCATAACCACAAACAGGAAGTGAATGCTGATTTCGTATTCATTGGTGCGGGCGGATATGCACTTCCGTTATTGGATAGTTCTGATATTAAAGAGAGTGAAGGGTATGGAGGATTCCCGGTTTCCGGACAATGGCTGGTAACGCATAATCAGGAATTGGTAGAGAAGCACCATGCTAAAGTATATACACAAGCAACAGTGGATGCTCCGCCAATGTCTGTTCCACACCTTGATCTTAGAATTATTGATGGGCAGAAGGCTCTTCTTTTCGGACCCTTCGCAGGGTTTTCAACAAAATTCCTGAAAGAAGGAAGTTATCTGGATTTACCGGAAAGTGTGAATACCAAAAATTTAAAATCTTTATTTGGAGCTTGGTGGCATAACCTTCCTCTGACTAAATACCTTATTCAGCAGGTAGCGATGACGAAATCTCAAAGAATGCAGCATTTAAGAGAATTTATCAAGGATGCTAAAGAAGAAGATTGGGAATTGAAAGTAGCGGGTCAAAGAGTTCAGATTATTAAGAAAGATGATAAGCTAGGTGGTAAACTGGAGTTCGGAACTGAAGTAGTAGTGAATAAAAATGGGACCATAGCGTCTTTATTGGGAGCTTCACCGGGTGCATCCACAGCTGTACCGGCAATGCTTAATGTTCTTGAAAAGTGTTTCCCTGAGAAACTAAATGGAGAATGGAAGGCTAAATTGCTGGAAATGGTTCCGTCATACGGACAAAAACTAGCAGAGAATCCTGAGCTTACTGAAAAAGTAAGAGAGTATACCAAGGAAAAACTGGAATTAGAATACTAA
- a CDS encoding MGH1-like glycoside hydrolase domain-containing protein, with protein MSEKQRVSDISWKKWGPYVSNREWGLVREDYSENGDAWNYTSHNTAEAKTYRWGEEGICGICDDLQKLVFSVGFWNKKDKMVKERFFGLTNGQGNHGEDVKEYFYYLDSTPTHSYMKMLYKYPQKAFPYDDLIKTNAEKSKDDPEYELIDTGIFEDNEYFDIFIEYAKEDQNDILIRLTIINKAETDTALIILPTVWFRNTWNWGYNDYKPQLSAEEANHIRINHQDLEVKNFYAKQSSKILFCDNETNNQRLYQSSNASRYCKDGINDFVLTGNSQAVNPKNTGTKASFFIDEYFKAKESKVYEFRISDKELKDPFSDFEATFETRHKEADEFYAEIQKGIQSEDEKLVQRQAFAGMLWNKMFYHYNVEKWLKGDPTEMPPPKSRERIRNYEWKHLNNEHIISMPDKWEYPWYATWDLAFHTISFSLIDPDFAKHQLKLFLFEWYMHPNGQLPAYEWNLSDVNPPIHAWAVFRVFKIDEYLREKPDLEFLESAFQKLLMNFTWWVNKKDINGNNIFEGGFLGLDNIGVFDRNSVLPNGEQLEQSDGTSWMAMFALNMMRIALELALYNNVYEEMAMKFFEHFLAIANSLDNMGDENFSLWDEEDEFFYDAISSSDGTHMYLRLKTIVGLIPMFAVEVIDDEMIENLPNFKKRMKWVLENKPELAALVSRWEVKGQDSKHLLSLLRGHRLKRLLAKMLNPAEFLSEYGIRALSKEYEQNPYTLSINETNYSVKYAPAESDSGLFGGNSNWRGPIWFPINFLIIDSLQRFFFYYSPDFLIEYPTGSGSYSNLDQIANSLNKRLAKIFLKDDSGKRPVNGQYERFQTDPDFKDYILFYEYFHGDNGRGVGASHQTGWTGLIAKILQPRFSKKEMVESETKMPEDAEKIKSKEN; from the coding sequence ATGTCAGAAAAACAGAGAGTTTCAGATATTTCATGGAAAAAATGGGGACCTTATGTAAGTAACCGTGAATGGGGACTTGTTCGGGAAGATTATAGCGAAAATGGAGACGCCTGGAATTATACCAGCCACAACACCGCAGAAGCCAAAACTTACCGTTGGGGTGAGGAAGGTATCTGTGGAATATGTGATGATCTCCAAAAACTTGTATTCTCTGTTGGCTTCTGGAACAAGAAGGATAAAATGGTAAAGGAAAGATTCTTTGGCCTTACCAATGGACAAGGAAATCACGGTGAGGATGTGAAGGAGTATTTTTATTATCTGGATTCGACACCTACCCATTCTTATATGAAGATGTTATATAAATATCCTCAAAAGGCTTTTCCTTATGATGATCTGATAAAAACCAATGCAGAAAAAAGCAAAGATGACCCTGAGTACGAATTAATTGATACCGGAATTTTTGAAGATAATGAATACTTCGATATTTTTATTGAATATGCCAAAGAGGACCAGAATGATATTCTTATCAGACTAACGATAATTAATAAAGCTGAAACAGATACAGCCCTTATAATTTTACCAACAGTCTGGTTTAGGAATACCTGGAACTGGGGATATAATGATTACAAGCCCCAATTGTCTGCGGAAGAAGCAAATCATATCAGAATAAACCATCAGGATCTTGAAGTAAAGAATTTCTATGCAAAACAATCTTCAAAAATACTATTCTGTGATAACGAGACCAACAATCAAAGACTGTATCAGTCTTCCAATGCGTCAAGATACTGCAAGGATGGAATTAATGATTTTGTGCTGACAGGAAATTCTCAAGCAGTTAATCCTAAAAATACCGGTACAAAAGCATCGTTTTTTATTGATGAATATTTTAAAGCTAAAGAATCCAAAGTATATGAGTTTAGAATTTCTGATAAGGAACTAAAAGACCCGTTCAGTGATTTTGAAGCTACTTTTGAAACACGGCATAAGGAAGCAGATGAATTTTATGCCGAGATTCAGAAAGGAATTCAGTCGGAGGATGAAAAACTAGTACAAAGACAGGCATTTGCCGGTATGCTTTGGAACAAAATGTTTTACCATTACAATGTTGAGAAGTGGCTGAAAGGCGATCCTACAGAGATGCCGCCCCCAAAATCCAGAGAAAGAATAAGAAATTATGAATGGAAACATCTCAATAATGAACATATTATCTCTATGCCCGATAAATGGGAATATCCTTGGTATGCCACCTGGGATCTGGCTTTTCATACCATCAGCTTTTCATTAATTGATCCGGATTTTGCTAAACATCAACTGAAACTCTTCTTATTTGAATGGTACATGCATCCTAACGGACAACTCCCTGCCTATGAATGGAACTTAAGTGATGTAAACCCTCCAATACATGCCTGGGCAGTGTTCAGAGTTTTTAAGATTGATGAATATTTAAGAGAAAAACCCGACCTGGAATTTTTAGAAAGTGCTTTTCAGAAGTTACTGATGAACTTTACCTGGTGGGTAAATAAAAAAGATATCAATGGCAATAACATTTTTGAAGGGGGCTTTTTAGGTCTTGATAATATTGGAGTTTTTGATCGAAATTCAGTCCTTCCTAATGGAGAGCAGCTGGAACAATCAGATGGAACGAGCTGGATGGCTATGTTTGCTTTAAATATGATGCGTATTGCCTTGGAACTTGCATTGTATAATAATGTATATGAAGAAATGGCGATGAAGTTTTTTGAACATTTTCTGGCCATTGCCAATTCATTAGACAATATGGGAGATGAAAATTTCAGTCTTTGGGATGAAGAGGATGAGTTTTTCTATGATGCTATTAGCTCCAGTGACGGAACTCATATGTATTTAAGACTAAAAACCATTGTAGGGTTAATTCCCATGTTTGCCGTTGAGGTAATAGATGATGAAATGATTGAAAACCTACCTAATTTCAAGAAAAGAATGAAATGGGTATTAGAAAATAAACCAGAATTAGCAGCTTTGGTTTCAAGGTGGGAGGTGAAAGGACAGGATTCTAAACATCTTTTGTCTCTACTTCGAGGGCATAGATTAAAAAGATTGTTGGCAAAAATGCTGAATCCTGCTGAATTCCTAAGCGAGTATGGAATAAGGGCTCTTTCTAAGGAATATGAACAAAATCCTTATACCCTGAGTATCAATGAAACTAATTATTCTGTGAAATATGCTCCCGCAGAAAGTGACAGCGGATTATTTGGAGGAAACAGCAACTGGAGAGGACCAATTTGGTTTCCTATCAATTTTTTGATTATTGATAGCCTCCAACGTTTTTTCTTCTATTACAGTCCTGACTTTTTAATTGAATATCCTACTGGAAGCGGAAGCTATTCCAATCTGGATCAGATAGCAAATTCTTTAAATAAACGACTGGCAAAGATATTTTTAAAAGATGATAGCGGAAAACGCCCTGTAAATGGACAATATGAAAGATTTCAAACTGATCCTGATTTTAAAGATTATATTTTATTCTACGAATATTTTCATGGAGATAATGGGCGTGGAGTAGGAGCCTCCCATCAAACAGGCTGGACAGGGCTTATTGCAAAAATACTCCAACCAAGATTTTCCAAGAAAGAAATGGTAGAATCTGAGACAAAAATGCCGGAAGATGCTGAGAAAATAAAAAGTAAAGAAAATTAG